In Lutra lutra chromosome 5, mLutLut1.2, whole genome shotgun sequence, a single genomic region encodes these proteins:
- the ZCCHC10 gene encoding zinc finger CCHC domain-containing protein 10 isoform X1 translates to MATPMHRLIARRQAEANKQHVRCQKCLEFGHWTYECTGKRKYLHRPSRTAELKKALKEKENRLLLLQQSIGETNVERKTKKKRSKSVTSSSSNSSDSSASDSSSESEETSTSSSSEDSDTDDSSSSSSSSSSSTSSSSSSDSDSDSSSSSSSSTNTESSSEDEPPKKKKKK, encoded by the exons TGAGGCAAATAAACAACATGTAAGATGTCAGAAATGCTTGGAATTTGGACATTGGACTTATGAAtgtacaggaaaaagaaaatacctacaTAGGCCATCAAGAACAGCAGAACTAaagaaagctttaaaagaaaaagaaaacagattattattattacaacaaAG CATTGGAGAAACTAATGTAGAAAggaagactaagaaaaaaag GTCTAAGAGTGTAACCAGTTCCAGTAGCAACAGCAGTGACAGTTCAGCCAGTGATTCTTCATCGGAGAGTGAAGAAACGTCTACCTCATCCTCCTCGGAGGACAGTGACACAGATGACAGCTCCTCCAGTTCATCATCTTCATCCTCCTCCACAAGCTCTTCCTCGTCCTCCGATTCAGACTCAGATTCCAGCTCTTCCAGTAGCAGCAGCACCAACACAGAGAGCAGCTCTGAGGATGAGCcaccaaagaagaagaaaaagaaatag
- the ZCCHC10 gene encoding zinc finger CCHC domain-containing protein 10 isoform X2, whose protein sequence is MSSETLTLSEANKQHVRCQKCLEFGHWTYECTGKRKYLHRPSRTAELKKALKEKENRLLLLQQSIGETNVERKTKKKRSKSVTSSSSNSSDSSASDSSSESEETSTSSSSEDSDTDDSSSSSSSSSSSTSSSSSSDSDSDSSSSSSSSTNTESSSEDEPPKKKKKK, encoded by the exons TGAGGCAAATAAACAACATGTAAGATGTCAGAAATGCTTGGAATTTGGACATTGGACTTATGAAtgtacaggaaaaagaaaatacctacaTAGGCCATCAAGAACAGCAGAACTAaagaaagctttaaaagaaaaagaaaacagattattattattacaacaaAG CATTGGAGAAACTAATGTAGAAAggaagactaagaaaaaaag GTCTAAGAGTGTAACCAGTTCCAGTAGCAACAGCAGTGACAGTTCAGCCAGTGATTCTTCATCGGAGAGTGAAGAAACGTCTACCTCATCCTCCTCGGAGGACAGTGACACAGATGACAGCTCCTCCAGTTCATCATCTTCATCCTCCTCCACAAGCTCTTCCTCGTCCTCCGATTCAGACTCAGATTCCAGCTCTTCCAGTAGCAGCAGCACCAACACAGAGAGCAGCTCTGAGGATGAGCcaccaaagaagaagaaaaagaaatag